The Thunnus thynnus chromosome 24, fThuThy2.1, whole genome shotgun sequence genome window below encodes:
- the f10 gene encoding coagulation factor X produces MFWFHRLSLGLLLLHLAAAAHVFLDGEAASQVLARQRRANSFLEELKQGDKERECVEERCDWEEAREIFENTEKTDEFWAIYVDGDACLSRPCAHEGFCKDGIGSYTCYCQAGYQGFNCEIVIPKLCENANGGCEHFCKVEKGNAMCSCADGYYLASDDKSCDSKEEYKCGAIFTGSTRTVFRYDRPNMTEGNVTGLNDMDVNNNATDQENANISSSTISMVHEELHTSVMAGMTRIVDGEDCPPGECPWQALLLNEEDRGFCGGTILTEYIILTAAHCMNQSRFIYVKLGEFDILVNHGNEAVHHVETLITHNKYKPDTYHNDIALIKLTTPIKFTRYILPACIPEPDFAEKVLMQQPDGMVSGFGRLGEGRQPSTILQRLTMPYVDRHTCIESTNLHISKRMFCAGYDTIAKDACQGDSGGPHVTRYGDTYFITGIVSWGEGCARKGKYGIYTQVSKYIGWIREGIRRLTPKETSTNRVKRHHGPIKRLYL; encoded by the exons ATGTTTTGGTTTCACCGACTGTCCCTCGGCCTCCTGCTGCTCCACTTGGCCGCCGCCGCTCATG TCTTCCTGGACGGTGAGGCGGCCAGTCAGGTGCTGGCCCGGCAGAGACGAGCCAACAGCTTTTTAGAGGAACTTAAACAAGGCGACAAGGAGAGGGAGTGTGTGGAGGAGCGCTGCGACTGGGAGGAGGCGCGGGAGATCTTCGAAAACACTGAGAAAACT GATGAATTCTGGGCCATATATGTCG ATGGCGATGCATGTTTATCGAGGCCCTGTGCTCATGAAGGATTTTGCAAAGACGGGATCGGCAGCTACACCTGCTACTGCCAGGCCGGGTACCAGGGCTTCAACTGTGAAATTG TTATTCCTAAACTCTGTGAGAACGCAAACGGTGGCTGCGAACACTTCTGCAAAGTGGAAAAAGGAAATGCGATGTGCTCCTGTGCTGATGGATATTACCTGGCATCAGATGACAAGTCCTGCGACTCCAAAG AGGAATACAAATGTGGCGCCATCTTTACTGGAAGCACCCGGACTGTTTTCAGGTATGATCGGCCAAACATGACGGAGGGGAACGTTACTGGGTTGAATGACATGGACGTCAACAACAACGCAACCGATCAGGAGAATGcgaacatcagcagcagcactatTTCCATGGTTCATGAGGAACTGCACACGTCAGTTATGGCGGGTATGACCCGCATTGTTGACGGAGAGGACTGTCCACCAGGAGAATGTCCATGGCAG GCTCTCCTCCTGAACGAGGAGGACCGAGGGTTCTGCGGAGGAACCATCCTCACCGAATACATTATCCTGACCGCCGCCCACTGCATGAACCAATCACGCTTCATCTATGTTAAACTCG GTGAGTTTGACATACTGGTGAATCATGGTAATGAAGCTGTTCACCATGTGGAAACTCTTATCACTCACAATAAATATAAGCCCGACACCTACCACAATGACATCGCACTCATCAAATTGACGACGCCCATCAAGTTCACCAGGTACATCCTGCCAGCCTGCATACCTGAGCCAGATTTTGCTGAAAAG GTCCTGATGCAGCAGCCGGACGGCATGGTCAGTGGGTTTGGACGTCTCGGCGAGGGTCGGCAGCCGTCCACCATCTTGCAGCGCCTCACCATGCCTTATGTAGATCGGCACACCTGCATAGAATCCACTAATTTACATATCTCTAAACGCATGTTCTGTGCCGGCTACGACACAATAGCAAAAGACGCATGCCAAGGTGACAGTGGCGGGCCGCACGTCACACGATACGGCGACACCTATTTCATCACCGGCATTGTGAGCTGGGGCGAAGGCTGCGCACGCAAAGGCAAATACGGCATCTACACCCAGGTGTCTAAGTATATTGGCTGGATCCGTGAGGGCATACGCAGGCTGACGCCCAAAGAGACGAGTACCAACAGGGTGAAGAGGCACCATGGCCCCATCAAGAGGCTGTATTTGTAA